GCAGGCCATTGAAACCACCGCTAAAATGGTGGGCATCAAGGGCGAACCCCAAGTGGTTAACTTTGGGCCAAAGAATTTTTGGGATCAATTGTTGGGGGTCAAGTTAATGGGTTTGCAATACGGACCCCAATTACTACCTGCAGTTGTAGCAGAACAGCTGGCCATGCCAAAGCTGTAAGGGGGCATATGAATTTTGTTGGATAACGAAAACCAAGAAAAACACTTAGTAGAAGAAGTAACGGAGGATCAATTAAAGGATGAAGGTGTAACACCTGTGCCCACCCAGCTAGAATCAAACCTGTCGGTCTACGATTTGGTGTACGGAGTGCTGTTTGATCCGGCCAACACCTTCCGGCGGGTGGCCATTAATCCCCCGGTGGTGTTAACGGTGACCTTAGTGCTGGGAATGAACCTGATATTAGCGTTGATGGGTATGATCACCACCGATCCTTTTGCTGGCAATGTGATGGGTTATGCCAATCAACAGCTATTAAACGCCATGCAGAGTATGGCGCCGCTGATGGCCATGCTGGGTTTTATAATTAACGTTCTGGTTTGGTTGGGCTACAGCAGCCTGCTCCATTTAATTGCCGAGTTTTACGGCGGCGGCGGCAAAGCCATTACCACCTTTACCGCCTATGGTTTAGCGGGGTTGCCGGCGCTGTTGCTGTTGCCTTTACAGGGGTTGGCAATAATATTTGCCAACAGCGGTTTTGTTAAGGTTTTAGCA
This is a stretch of genomic DNA from Peptococcaceae bacterium 1198_IL3148. It encodes these proteins:
- a CDS encoding Yip1 family protein yields the protein MDNENQEKHLVEEVTEDQLKDEGVTPVPTQLESNLSVYDLVYGVLFDPANTFRRVAINPPVVLTVTLVLGMNLILALMGMITTDPFAGNVMGYANQQLLNAMQSMAPLMAMLGFIINVLVWLGYSSLLHLIAEFYGGGGKAITTFTAYGLAGLPALLLLPLQGLAIIFANSGFVKVLANIGTFGVTIWGIVLLVIALREVHQFTTGRAVLVVVTPWIIGVVLAVIIIIAMVGLMSSALPHLEQFGTI